The following nucleotide sequence is from Streptomyces brevispora.
GGCGTGAAGCGGAGCTGCGGCCGCGCTTAAGAAAACCTCGATGGACCTGGGGCGCGCGGTACGGCAGATTTCTCCGTGACGGCGGAGGATGGTGCGCGGCAGCCGGTCGAAGCGCGCTGCCACGCCGTCCCCTCATTCTTCCCCGGGCCGCAGGCTTCCTCAGGCATGCCCCCGGCCCGGGGAGATCAACGCCGTACCAGGTACAGGGAGCCGCAGCCGTGAAGGCACTCGTGAAGCAGAAGGCCGAGCCGGGACTCTGGCTGATGGACGTTCCCGAGCCGGAGACCGGTCCCTCGGACGTGCTCATCAAGGTGCTCCGTACCGGCATCTGCGGTACCGACCTGCACATCCGTAACTACGACGGCTGGGCGCAGCAGGCGGTCAGGACCCCGCTCGTCCTGGGCCACGAGTTCGTCGGCGAGGTCGCCGCGATCGGGTCCGATGTCGTGGACATCGCCGTCGGCGACCTGGTCAGCGGCGAGGGCCACCTGGTGTGCGGCAAGTGCCGCAACTGTCTGGCCGGCCGCCGCCACCTCTGCCGCTCCACCGTGGGGCTCGGTGTCGGCCGCGACGGGGCGTTCGCCGAGTACGTCGCGCTGCCCGCGTCCAACGTGTGGGTGCACCGGGTCCCCGTCGACCTGGACGTCGCCGCGATCTTCGACCCGTTCGGCAACGCCGTGCACACCGCGCTGACGTTCCCGCTGGTCGGCGAGGACGTACTGATCACCGGCGCCGGCCCGATCGGCATCATGGCCGCGGCCGTCGCCAAGCACGCCGGGGCCCGTAACGTCATGATCACCGACGTCAGCGAGGCCCGGCTGGAGCTGGCCCGCAAGATCGGCGTCAGCCTCGCCCTCAACGTCGGCGAGCAGTCCATCGTCGACGGTCAGCGGGAGCTCGGACTGCGCGAGGGCTTCGACATCGGCCTGGAGATGTCCGGCCGCCCCGAAGCGATGCGCGACATGATCGCGAACATGACGCACGGCGGCCGGATCGCGATGCTCGGACTGCCCTCCGAGGACTTCGCCGTCGACTGGTCCCGCATCGTCACCTCCATGATCACGGTCAAGGGCATCTACGGCCGCGAGATGTACGAGACCTGGTACGCCATGTCCGTCCTGCTGGAGGGCGGCCTCGACCTCGCCCCCGTGATCACCGGCCGCTACGGCCACCGCGACTTCGAGGCGGCCTTCGACGACGCGGCGAGCGGACTCGGCGGCAAGGTCATCCTCGACTGGACCGTCTGACCTCCTACCGCCCCGTCCGGCCGCTTCCGTACCCAGCTGGGAGACCCCTTCATGTTCGACTCCGTACGCGACGACATGCGCACCACCCTCGAAGAGATCGAGGCCGCCGGGTTGCACAAGCCCGAGCGCGTGATCGGCACCCCGCAGTCCGCGACCGTCGCCGTCACCGCGGGGGGCCGCCCCGGTGAGGTGCTCAACTTCTGCGCCAACAACTACCTGGGCCTCGCCGACCACCCCGACGTGATCGCCGCCGCGCACCAGGCGCTGGACCGCTGGGGCTACGGCATGGCCTCGGTCCGCTTCATCTGCGGCACCCAGGAGGTCCACAAGGAGCTGGAGCAGCGGCTCTCCTCCTTCCTGGGCCAGGAGGACACGATCCTCTACTCCTCCTGCTTCGACGCCAACGGCGGAGTCTTCGAGACCGTCCTGGGCCCGGAGGACGCGGTCATCTCCGACGCCCTCAACCACGCCTCGATCATCGACGGCATCCGGCTGTGCAAGGCCAAGCGCTTCCGCTACGCCAACCGCGACATGGCCGACCTGGAGCAGCAGCTCAAGGAGGCGTCCGGGGCCCGGCGCCGCCTCGTCGTCACCGACGGCGTCTTCTCCATGGACGGGTACGTCGCACCCCTGCGCGAGATCTGCGACCTCGCCGAGCGCTACGACGCCATGGTCATGGTCGACGACTCGCACGCCGTCGGCTTCGTCGGCCCCGGCGGGCGCGGCACCCCCGAACTGCACGACGTGATGGACCGCGTCGACATCATCACGGGCACGCTCGGCAAGGCGCTCGGCGGCGCCTCCGGCGGTTACGTCGCCGCCCGCGCCGAGATCGTCGCGCTGCTGCGCCAGCGCTCGCGCCCGTACCTCTTCTCCAACTCGCTCGCCCCGGTCATCGCGGCGGCCTCGCTGAAGGTCATCGACCTGCTGGAGTCCGCCGGAGACCTGCGCGAGCAGCTCAATGCCAACACCGCGCTCTTCCGCACCCGGATGACCGAGGAAGGCTTCGACGTCCTGCCCGGCGACCACGCCATCGCCCCCGTGATGATCGGGGACGCGGCGAAGGCAGGCCGGATGGCGGAGCTGCTCCTGGAGCGCGGTGTGTACGTGATCGGGTTCTCGTACCCGGTCGTCCCGCAGGGCGCGGCCCGTATCCGCGTCCAGCTGTCCGCCGCGCACTCCACGGCGGACGTCAACCGCGCGGTCGACGCGTTCGTGGACGCACGGACAGCCCTGGGCGCCTAGCACCCCGTCGCGGAGGGCGTACCGGACGCTCTCCGCGACCTGGGACAATAGGCACATGATCGATGCACGGCGGCTGCGCATCCTGCGTGCGGTCGCGGACCACCGCACAGTGACCGCGGCGGCCGCCGCGCTGTATCTGACCCCCTCCGCCGTCTCCCAGCAGCTGGCCGCGCTGGAGCAGGAGACCGGGCACCGGCTGGTCGAGCGCAACGCGCGAGGAACCAGGCTCACGGTTGCCGGCGAGATCCTGCTGACCCACACCAACGTGGTGCTGGCCCAGCTGGAGCGGGCGGAGGCGGAGCTCGCCGCCTACGGCGCGGGTGACGCCGGGACGGTCACGGTCGCCGCGTTCGCCACCGGCATCGGCCTGGTCCTCGCCCCCGCGATCGCCGCCCTCGGCAGGTCCGCCCCCGGCATCCGGGTCCGGGTCCAGGACGCGGAGGGCGACGCGAGCGTCCCGATGGTGCTGGACCGCCAGGTCGATGTGGCGGTGGCCGTCGAGTACCGGGGCGCACCGGGGGAGGACGACCGCCGGCTGACCCGGGTGCCGCTGTACTCGGAGCCGTTCGACGCGGTGCTCCCGGTGCGGCACCGGCTGGCGGACCAGGAGCAGGTGGCGATCGCCGATCTGGCGAAGGACACCTGGATCGGCCCCTACCCGGGCAACCCGTGCCATGACGTGGTGGTCCTGGCCTGCGAGTACGCGGGCTTCGCGCCCAGCCTCGAACACTCCTCGGACGACTTCCACGCGGTCGTCGCACTGGCCGGCGCGGATGCCGGAGTGGCCCTGGTCCCGAGATCCGCGCTGCGCGGGATGGACCTGACGGACGTGGTGGTCCGCCCGGTGCAGGGCGCCGCCCCGACGCGCCGGGTGTTCGCGGCGGTACGCCGTGGAGCGGAGGCGCATCCGCTGATCGCACCGGTGCTGGACGCGCTGGCGGGGGCGGCGGGAGGCGTGGGGCTCGGCCGCGGGACGGGCTGAGGCACCGGGCGCGGGCTTCCGGTGGCGGGTTTCGGGCCTCGAAGCGGATCTCCGGAATCGCCCGCCGCGGCCCGGCCGATCGGCCAGACTTGCTGCTCCTTCCCGGTGACGAAAGGGCAGTCGACATGGCGAACAGCGCGCTCCTCGTGATGGACGTCCAGCAGGACATCGTGGACATCGTCGACGACGGCTCCGGATATCTGCCGCGCCTGAGCAAAGCGATCGACGGTGCCCGCGCGGCCGGCATCCCCGTGATCTACGTGACGATCGGGTTACCGCCGGGCGATCCGGAAGTCAGCCCTCGCAACAGGGTGATCACGAACGCGGTGCGGGACGGCCTGTTCGCCGAGGGCGACGCCGGTACCGAGATCCATCCCGATGTCGCTCCCCGGCAGGGCGACGGCGTGGTCACCAAGAGGCGGGGGAGCGCATTCTCGGGCAGCGACTTCGACCTGGTGCTCAGGCGGCGCGGCATCGACAGCCTCGTCGTCACCGGCCTCGCCACCAGCGGTGTGGTGCTGTCCACCCTGTGCCAAGCCGTCGACCTGGACTTCGGCATCACCGTCCTGGTGGATGCCTGCCTCGACACCGACCCCGAACTGCACCGGGTCCTCACCGAGAGGCTGTTCCCGCGTTGGGGGGACGTCGTCACCGTCGAGGACTGGCTCCAAGTCATCGCACCGCGGTAGCGGGCGCAGAGCCGGCGCATCGGCGCGGTCCTCACCGGGCCCGGCCTCGGACCGGTTGGCGGCACGAGCCACCGCCGGGATCCTCCGGGTGCCGGGGTGTCCGGAGGACAACGGGATCCGCTGAGCGTCCCCGGCCGGGTCACGCGGGCTGGAGCAGGTCCCAGCGGTTGCCGTACAGGTCCTCGAAGACCGCGACCGAACCGTAGACCTCGTGCCGGGGCTCCTCCAGGAACCGCACCCCCGCCGCCAGCATCCGCGCGTGGTCCGCCGCGAAGTCCTCCGTGTGCAGGAAGAAGCCGACCCGGCCCCCGGTCTGCGCCCCGACGCTCGCCCCCTGCTCCTCGTCCTTGGCCCGGGCCAGCAGCAGACCCGAACCACGCGTCCCACGCGGCCGGACCACCACCCAGCGGGAGCCGTCGCCCCGGTCGGTGTCCTCGACCAGTTCGAAGCCGAGGGCGTCGGTGTAGAAGGCAAGTGCCTCGTCGTAGTCGCGGACGACCAGGGTGACCAGAGCGATGTGCGGCATGGGGGGTCCTCGTTGATCAGGGCGGGCAGGGGGAGTGCGCGGCGCAGGGCCCGTCGGCCGGATCGGGCCGGGCTCGCGGGGCCTGGGGGCGCCGGGCCCGCAGCGGGACAATATCGGGCATGGACACCAGTGACCTCATCGGGCTGACCGCCCGCGCCCGTCGGCTCGCCCTGGCCGGGGAGCGCCGCGTCCTCGGTATCGCCGGGCCACCCGGTGCCGGGAAGTCCACCCTGGCCCGGCAGTTGGTCGACGCCCTCGGGCCGCTCGCCGTCCTCGTGCCCATGGACGGCTTCCACCTCGCCCAGGCCGAACTGGAACGGCTCGGCCGTGCCGCGCGCAAGGGCGCGCCCGACACCTTCGACGCCGCCGGATACGCCGCCCTGCTCCGGCGACTGCGCACACCGCAGCCGGAGACCGTCGTGTACGCCCCCGCGTTCGACCGGGCCCTGGAGCAGCCGGTCGCCGGGTCCCTCCCGGTCGCCCCGGACGTTCCGCTGGTCGTCACCGAGGGCAACTACCTGCTCCACGGGGACGGCGGCTGGGCGCCGGTGCGCGGGCTGCTCGACGAGGCGTGGTACCTGGAGCTGGACCAGGACGTACGGATCCGCAGGCTCGTCGAGCGGCATGTGCGGTTCGGGAAGCCGCGGCCGTACGCGGAGCGCTGGGTCGCCGGTTCCGACGAGACGAACGCACGGCTCGTCGCCCGCGGCCGCGACCGGGCCGACCTCGTCGTACGGCTCGGGCCCGTCCGACCCTGATCCGCCGGACTCTGATCTGCCGGACCTTGATCCGCCGGGCCCTGATCCGCCGGGCCCGGACCCGGACCCTGATCCGCCGGACCGGCCCTCGGTCCCCGAGCCCGGGAGGAACCGCACGGCACCCGCCCCGACCGCTCGCGCACGGCCGTTCGTACGGGCAGGATGCAGGGAGCCGTTCCGCGCCGCCAGGAGGTCCCGCATGCCCAGCCCGAACCAGCCCGTGCCGTTCACCGCCGACGACTACCGGGCCCGGATGACGCGTGCCGCCGAGAGCGCCGCCGCCGCCGGACTCGCGGGATTGCTGGTGGCGCCCGGACCCGATCTGGTCTACCTGACGGGGTACCGGCCCACCGCGATCACCGAGCGCCTCACCGTCCTCGTCCTCGCCGCCGGACAGGACCCCGTCCTGGTCGTACCGACGCTGGAGGCAGCGGACGCGGAGCACGCCGTCGGCGCACCCGCCCTGACCCTGCGGGACTGGACGGACGCCAAGGACCCGTACGCCGTCACGGCACCGCTGCTCGACGCGAAGGGCCGGTTCGGGATCAGCGACAACACCTGGGCGATGCACCTGCTCGGCCTCCAGCAGTACCTGCCCGGGACCTCGTACGCCTCCCTCACCGAGGCGCTGCCGATGCTGCGCGCCGTGAAGGACGCCGCCGAGCTGGAGCGGATCACCGCGGCGGGGGCCGCCGCCGACGCCACGTACGAGGAGATCCTGAAGGTCCGGTTCGCCGGCCGCAAGGAGACCGACGTCGCCGCCGACCTGGCCCGGCTGCTCACCGAGTACGGGCACTCCCAGGTCGACTTCACCGTGGTCGGCTCCGGGCCGAACGGCGCCAACCCGCACCACGAGGCGGGCAGCCGCACCATCGAGCGGGGCGACATGGTCGTGCTCGACTTCGGCGGCCTCAAGCACGGCTACGGCTCCGACACCTCCCGTACGGTCCACGTCGGCGAACCCACCGCCGAGGAGCAGCGGGTCCACGACGTCGTGCGGGAGGCGCAGGAGGCCGGCTGCAACGCGGTCCGGCCCGGTGCCGCCTGCCAGGACATCGACCGGGCCGCCCGCGCCGTCATCACCGAGTTCGGCTACGGCGACCGGTTCATCCACCGCACCGGCCACGGGATCGGCGTCACCACCCACGAGCCCCCGTACATGATCGAGGGCGAGGAGCAGCCGCTCGTCCCCGGCATGTGCTTCTCCGTGGAGCCCGGCGTCTATCTGCCGGGCCGGTTCGGTGTGCGGATCGAGGACATCGTGACCGTCACCGAGGACGGCGGCCGGCGCCTCAACTCCACCGCGCGCGAGCTGGCGATCGTCGAGTAGCGCCGCCCCGGTCAACGGCGGCGGAGGATCAGTCGTCCGCCAGCACCACGCACGACTCCGGCGGAAGGTGCAGCACCCCGTCCGCGCCGGGCGCCTCGACCGGCTGCCAGGCGGCCAGCACCCGGCCACCGCCGCTCCGGTGCCGGCCGCCCCCGAGCGGGATCGTGGCGGGCTTCTCGTCCAGGTTGACCGCGATCCGCAGATCGCCCCGCCGGAACGCCAGCCAGCGGGCCTCGTCGTCGTACGCCGTCTTCACCGTCGCCAGATCGGGGTCGCTGAGGTCGGGCAGGGTGCGGCGCAACGCGATCAGCTCGCGGTACCAGGCGTGCAGCCGGGCGTGCGGCTCCCGCCCCGGCTCGCTCCAGTCCAGGCAGGAGCGGTCCCGGGTGGCCGGGTCCTGCGGGTCCGGGATGTCCTCCTCGGCCCAGCCGTGCGCGCCGAACTCCCGCCGCCTGCCGTTGCGTACCGCCTCGGCCAGCTCCGGGTCGGTGTGGTCGGTGAAGAACTGCCAGGGCGTACGGGCACCCCACTCCTCGCCCATGAACAGCATCGGCGTGAACGGTCCGGTGAGCACGAGCGCCGCCGCGCAGGCCAGCAGACCGGGGGAGAGGGAGGCGGCGAGCCGGTCGCCGAGCGCCCGGTTGCCGATCTGGTCGTGGGTCTGCGCATAGCCGACGAAGCGGTGGGCGGCGCTGCGGGTGACGTCGACGGGGCGGCCGTGCGTCCGGCCGCGGAAGCCGGAGTACGTACCGTTGTGGAAGAAGGCACTGGTCACGGTCTTGGCGAGCGCGGCCAGCGGGGCGACGGCGAAGTCCGCGTAGTAGCCCTGCGCCTCACCGGTGAGGGCGGTGTGCAGACAGTGGTGGAAGTCGTCGTTCCACTGCGCGTGCAGACCGGTGCCGCCCGACTCGCGGGGCGTCGTCGTACGCGGGTCGCAGCGGTCGGACTCCGCGATCAGCGAGAGCGGGCGGCCCAGTTCGGCGGAGAGCGCGTCGGCCGCCGCGGACAGTTCCTCCAGGAACGTCAGCGCCCGGGTGTCGGCCAGGGCGTGGACCGCGTCGAGCCGCAGGCCGTCCAGGTGGTAGTCGCGCAGCCAGGCGAGCGCGCTGCCCAGCAGGAACGCCCGCACCTCGTCGGAGCCGGGGGCGTCCAGATTGACCGCCGCTCCCCACGGTGTGTGGTGCGTGTCGGTGAAGTACGGACCGAAGGACGGGAGGTGGTTGCCGGAGGGGCCCAGATGGTTGTGGACCACGTCCAGGACGACGGCGAGACCGAGCCCGTGCGCCGTGTCGACAAAGCGCTTCAGTCCCTCCGGGCCGCCGTACGGCTCGTGCACGGCCCACAGCGACACCCCCTCGTACCCCCAGCCGTGGACACCGGGGAACGGGCAGACCGGCATCAGCGACACATGGGTGATGCCCAGCTCGGCCAGATGCCCGAGCCGCGCGGCCGCCGCGTCGAAGGTCCCCTCGGCGGTGTACGTACCGATGTGCAGCTCGTACAGGACGGCGCCCGGCAGCCCGCGCCCGGCCCAGTCGGAGCGCCATGCGAACCCGGAGTGGTCGACGACCGCGCTCTCGCCGTCCGGCCCCTCCGGCTGGCGCCGCGAGCGGGGGTCGGGGAGCACCGGCCCGCCGTCGAGGACGAAGCCGTAGCGGTCGCCGTCCGCGGCCTGCGCGTCGGCCGTCCACCAGCCGGCCCGTCCGGGATCGCGTTCCATGGGCCGCAGTTCACCCGCCAGCCGCAGAGCGGCCGACTCCGCATCCGGTGCCCATACGTCGAACTGCATGCAGCGCTCCTCGTCTCGTCGTCCGGCCCATGGTCGACAGAAGTCGCAATCACCGACCCACGACACTGGATCGAGCCCGTTACTGGCGGTTAAAGTCTGGTTCTGATCACTGCCCTGCCGACTTCCGCCATACGCACTTCCTCTTGGACCGTCCCCGATTGCCGGTCGGTCTCACTACGGCTGTGGAGGCCGAGATGACTGTGCCGATGTTCCCGCCCGGTTTCCTCTGGGGAGCCTCCGCCTCCGCCTTCCAGACCGAGGGGGCCGCCGACACCGACGGCAAGGGCCCATCGGGCTGGGACGCCTTCGCCGCGCAGCCCGGACGGATCAAGGACGGCGCCGACACCGGCCGCGGCACGGGCTTCCACCGGCACTACCGCGAGGACGTCGCCCTGCTGGCCGGCCTCGGCGCCGACGCGTTCCGGTTCTCGGTGAGCTGGCCGCGCGTCGTCCCCGGCGGCAGCGGCCCGGTCAACCCGCAGGGGCTCGACTTCTACGACCGCCTCGTCGACGAACTCTGCGCCCGCGGGATCACCCCCGCCCCCACCCTCTACCACTGGGACACCCCGCTCCCGCTGGACGAGGCCGGCGGCTGGCTCAACCGGGACACGGCCTACCGCTTCGCCGAGTACGCGGGCATCGTCGCCGAACGCCTCGCCGACCGCGTACCCATGTGGATCACCATCAACGAACCCGCCGAAGTGACCATGCTCGGCTACGCACTCGGCGAGCACGCACCCGGCCGCACCCTCCTCTTCGACGCACTGCCCGCCGCCCACCACCAGCTCCTCGCCCACGGCCTGGCCGTACGCGCACTGCGTGCCGCGGGGGCCGACAACATCGGCATCGCCGTCTCGCACTCCCCGGTCTGGACCGCGGGGGAGTCCGACGAGGACCGCTTCGCCGCAGAGCTGTACGACACGCTGACCAACCGGCTGTTCGCCGACCCGCTCCTCATCGGCAGCTACCCCGACGAGAAATTCGCCGCACTGATGCCGGGCCCGGTCGAGGACGACCTGCGGACCATCTCCACCCCGCTCGACTGGTACGGGGTCAACTACTACAACCCCACACTCGTCGGCGCGCCCAGGTCCGACGCCCTCGACACCTTCGCCGGCTTCGGCATGCCCGCCGAACTGCCCTTCGGCATAAGGGAGATCGAGGGATACGAGAAGACCGACTTCGGCTGGCCCGTCGTCCCCGACGGGCTGCGCGAAACCCTCGTCGAGCTGAGCAGCCGCTACGGCGACCGGCTCCCGCCGCTCTACATCACCGAGAACGGCTGCGCCCTCGACGAACCCGCCAAGGACACCCGCCGGATCGCCTTCCTCGACGCCCATCTGAACTCCCTGCGGTCGGCCATGGACGCGGGGGTGGACGTACGCGGCTACTTCACCTGGTCGCTCACCGACAACATCGAGTGGATCGAGGGAGCCGGCAAGCGTTTCGGCCTGGTCCACATCGACTACGAGACGCTGCGCCGCACGCCCAAGGACTCGTACGCCTGGTACCGCGAAATGATCAGGGAACAGAAGCGGCAGAGCGCCGGTCCGGGCAGCCTGACCGGCGCGGACTCGGCGCGCTAGGCAGGGGCGGAGGCGAGGACCCGGTCCAGGATCCGGCGGCCGGCCCGGCCCCGGGCCGGCCGGGAACTCCTCGCGCAGGAGCTCGGGGGCACGCTCGGTCAACGCCAGCCGCACGACCAGTCCGTCGCCGAGCCGCCGGAGCTGGTTGTCCCAGCCCGAGGCGGCCGGCCGGATCCCCAGGCCGGCCAGGTGCGGGTGCCGGTCACGGGCGAGGGTGCGGACGAAGCCCTCGTCGACGCTGCCTCGTTCCACGCGTCCCTCCCAGCGGTCACGCCCAGCGTGGGACGGCCCGGTGGAGGTGGTCCGGCTGCGCGCCCCGGCCCGCCTGCCGCGGCGGCTCCGTCAGTCCCACACCATGTCGAAGGCGCGCTCGAAGTTGACGTACCCCAGACGCTCGAAAGACCTCGCCATCGGAATATTGCCCAGGTCCGTCGCCGCCCGGATCCGCTCCACCCCGTCCTGCCCCGCGAGCACCCGGGTGCCCTCCGCGAGGAGCTCGTCGATGTGGCCGTGACCACGCCGCGCGGGCAGCACACCGATGTACGCGATGATCGGGTTGTAGTTGTTGCGGGCCGGGATCACGAAGCCGACCGGTTCGCCGTCGGGGAGCTCGGCGATGCGCCACCACTCCCGCGGAGTGGTGTAGTTGGCCAGTTCCTCGTCGTAGTGCTTCTCCGCGGCCCGGCGCGCCGACAGCCCGGAGGCCAGGTCCTGTTGGCCGTGGGCGTCGAGGGTGCCCTCCATCACCGGAGTCATCAGCGCGAGGAGGTCCTCGCGCCCGGCGACCGGGCGGAAGCGCAGCCGGCCGCTGTCCGCGGGCACCGGGGTCCCCGCGCGCCACTCCAGGCGCAGCCGCTCCACCAGCATCCGGGCACCGGCGCGTTCCATCACCCGGACCCGGGCCTCGACGACATCACGGGCCACCGGGTCCTCACGCCAGTCGGACGGCACGAATCGCCCGTACTCGGGACGCGGGCCGCCTGCGGGCACGACCGCCGCGCTCGCCGTCTCCAGCAGCCGCAGGCCCACCTCGCCTCGCTCGGGCTCGGGTAGCGTGTCGTCGAGGTCGAAGAAGTCGAGGAGGAGCGGCACCTTGCCGTCCGGGCTCCACCACGCGATCCGCGCCACCACCCGCTCGCCCCGCAGGGCCACCCACATCCACTCCGGGCGGCGGCGGCCGGAGCCGAGGTCGTCCGCCAGCTCGTGGTCGAGGACGTACGACAGCCGGCAGAAAAGAGCGAGCTCCTCCGGCCCGGCGAGCGGACGGAAGGTCAGTTCGTGTGGTGCGTCGGGCACAAAGTCTCCTGGGAGGACAGGGGAGCGCCCCGGCGGTCGCCGGGGCGGCACGGCGGCAGACGGTAGCAACGCATCGCTCCGGGCGCCCCTGGATATCCGGGTGAGGGATGTGGCCGGGGCCCGTTCAGGAGCGAGGAAGCAGCGGTCGTTCTGGACACCTTGGGGCGGTCGGACCGACAATTGGCCCCGTGACGTCCTCCTTCGAGTTCCACACGTATCCCGCGCGGCTGTCCGACGCCCAGCGCGACCGTGTTCTCGGTGTGCTCAGAGAAGGCGCGGCGCAGGGAAAGCTCTCCCACGACACCTTCATGCGGCGCATGGAGCTGGCCCTGACCGCGAACCGCTCCGAGGAGCTGGAGGCGCTCACCGCCGACCTGGACAGCGGGGGCCGCTGGTCGCGGCAGCTGATGCGGTTCGTCGGCGGGGTCTCCGGCTTTCCCGGGCGGGTACGCAGGGCCTGGTGGGCCGAGCGGCTGCCCAAACTGCTGCTGCCGGCGCCGAGCCCGTACCCCCTGCTCATCGGCCGGGATCCGGGCAACGGGCTGCGCCTCAGCCACGAGACCGTGTCCCGGACGCACGCCGAACTCACCGTGCACGGCGGCCGGTGGCTGCTGCGCGACCTGGGCTCGACCAACGGCACCTGTGTCAACGGACAGCGCGTCACCGGGACGGTCTCGGTGCGGGAGGGGGACCAGGTGAGCTTCGGCACGATGGCCTTCCGGCTCTCCGCACCCGCGCTCAGGCCGCCTGTGTAGCGCATCCGCGGACCGCTCGCCCGTCCGGCCCGACTGTCCGGCCCGCGCTCACGCCTGTGAGCGCCTCCGTCACCCGGACGGCCCCGCGCCGACTGCGGTGGGCCCGTTCAGGTGATCCCCTGAGGGGGACCGCGCCGCACACCGGCGCACCGACCGCCCGGGGGTACGGATGCAGACCGACGCGCCCGGCGACATACCCGCCCCGACGCCCTCGCCCGACCACCGCGCCGCCAGGCCGGCACGGTCCCGCCGGACGACCCGCCCCGGCGGCGGTCCGAGCCTCCTCGCCCCCGGCGCGGCCCGCGACCCGTACCGGCTCTACCGGGTACTGCGCGAGGAGCACCCACTCAGCTACGACGCCCCGCTGGGTGCCTGGCTGATCAGCCGGTACGACGATGTCGTCACCGCGCTCACCGGCCCGGAGTTCACCGGCTTCCCGCACGACGGGGCACCCCGCGGCGGCCCCGCCCCGCTCGGCCTCTGCCACGGCAGCACCGGCTGCCTGCCCCGCGACCGGTACACGGTGGTGACCGGGTTCGTGCCCCGCCGCCTGGCCGAACGCGTAGAGCGGACCGCCTATGTGCTGGCCCGGCGCATCGCCGGGCGTCGGCAGGCCGATCTCGTCGAGGAGTTCTGCCACTGGCTGCCCGCCGGTACCGGGCCGTTCCGGTCCCCGTTGCGCACCGGTGACGCAGCACCCGTCGACGAGGGACCCTGCACCCGGCACACCGGGCTGCGCGAGACGGCACTCGCCTCGTTCCTCGCCAACCTGCTGGACGACCCCGACCTGCTGGCCGCGCTGCGCGTCGAACCCACACTCGCCGGCCGGGCCTGGACGGAGTCGATGCGCCGCGACCCGCCCGTCCAGGTCGTATTGCGGCGCACCCTCACCGAGGTCACCCTCAGCGGTGGCACCCTTCCTGCGCGGGCCCCCGTCGCCTGCCTGATCGGCTCGGCGGTACGTGACCCGGAACGGTTCGCCGCACCCGATGTGTTCGACCCCTTCCGCCGCGACCAGGCCGACGCCACCACCGGCCCGGCGGGCTGCCCGGCCGTGGTGCTCGGACGGCTGGAGGCCGAACAGGGCCTGCGCGCCCTGCTGGACGCGATGCCCCGGCTCCGCTGGGCGGACGGCTTCAGACCGGCCGCCACCGGCCTGCTCACCCGAGGCCCGCGGTCCCTCCTGGTACGACCCGGCTGAGCAGCGCCACCGGCCGTTCGGCGAACAGCTCGGCCACCGCGGCCGTGCCGCCGGAGAACTCCCGGCCCGGCGTCAGCAGATCCCGCCACACCCCGTCGTCCGGCAGCGCCAGCTCCGTCCCGCGCCAGCCGCCCGCCTCCGTCAGCCGAAGCGACAGCCGGGTCACCGCCGTGACGACTTCGCCCGAGCGGCAGAACGCCAGACAGTGCCCGGCCGCCGGACCGCAGGCCGCCAGCGGGGCGTACGTCCCCGACTCACCGAACACCCCGGGCCGCTCGCGCCGAAGCCGCAGCGCCGCCACCGTCAGAGCCTCCTTCTCGTCGAAGGGCG
It contains:
- the treZ gene encoding malto-oligosyltrehalose trehalohydrolase; translation: MQFDVWAPDAESAALRLAGELRPMERDPGRAGWWTADAQAADGDRYGFVLDGGPVLPDPRSRRQPEGPDGESAVVDHSGFAWRSDWAGRGLPGAVLYELHIGTYTAEGTFDAAAARLGHLAELGITHVSLMPVCPFPGVHGWGYEGVSLWAVHEPYGGPEGLKRFVDTAHGLGLAVVLDVVHNHLGPSGNHLPSFGPYFTDTHHTPWGAAVNLDAPGSDEVRAFLLGSALAWLRDYHLDGLRLDAVHALADTRALTFLEELSAAADALSAELGRPLSLIAESDRCDPRTTTPRESGGTGLHAQWNDDFHHCLHTALTGEAQGYYADFAVAPLAALAKTVTSAFFHNGTYSGFRGRTHGRPVDVTRSAAHRFVGYAQTHDQIGNRALGDRLAASLSPGLLACAAALVLTGPFTPMLFMGEEWGARTPWQFFTDHTDPELAEAVRNGRRREFGAHGWAEEDIPDPQDPATRDRSCLDWSEPGREPHARLHAWYRELIALRRTLPDLSDPDLATVKTAYDDEARWLAFRRGDLRIAVNLDEKPATIPLGGGRHRSGGGRVLAAWQPVEAPGADGVLHLPPESCVVLADD
- a CDS encoding GH1 family beta-glucosidase, producing the protein MTVPMFPPGFLWGASASAFQTEGAADTDGKGPSGWDAFAAQPGRIKDGADTGRGTGFHRHYREDVALLAGLGADAFRFSVSWPRVVPGGSGPVNPQGLDFYDRLVDELCARGITPAPTLYHWDTPLPLDEAGGWLNRDTAYRFAEYAGIVAERLADRVPMWITINEPAEVTMLGYALGEHAPGRTLLFDALPAAHHQLLAHGLAVRALRAAGADNIGIAVSHSPVWTAGESDEDRFAAELYDTLTNRLFADPLLIGSYPDEKFAALMPGPVEDDLRTISTPLDWYGVNYYNPTLVGAPRSDALDTFAGFGMPAELPFGIREIEGYEKTDFGWPVVPDGLRETLVELSSRYGDRLPPLYITENGCALDEPAKDTRRIAFLDAHLNSLRSAMDAGVDVRGYFTWSLTDNIEWIEGAGKRFGLVHIDYETLRRTPKDSYAWYREMIREQKRQSAGPGSLTGADSAR
- a CDS encoding GNAT family N-acetyltransferase, whose amino-acid sequence is MPDAPHELTFRPLAGPEELALFCRLSYVLDHELADDLGSGRRRPEWMWVALRGERVVARIAWWSPDGKVPLLLDFFDLDDTLPEPERGEVGLRLLETASAAVVPAGGPRPEYGRFVPSDWREDPVARDVVEARVRVMERAGARMLVERLRLEWRAGTPVPADSGRLRFRPVAGREDLLALMTPVMEGTLDAHGQQDLASGLSARRAAEKHYDEELANYTTPREWWRIAELPDGEPVGFVIPARNNYNPIIAYIGVLPARRGHGHIDELLAEGTRVLAGQDGVERIRAATDLGNIPMARSFERLGYVNFERAFDMVWD
- a CDS encoding DUF1707 and FHA domain-containing protein, which produces MTSSFEFHTYPARLSDAQRDRVLGVLREGAAQGKLSHDTFMRRMELALTANRSEELEALTADLDSGGRWSRQLMRFVGGVSGFPGRVRRAWWAERLPKLLLPAPSPYPLLIGRDPGNGLRLSHETVSRTHAELTVHGGRWLLRDLGSTNGTCVNGQRVTGTVSVREGDQVSFGTMAFRLSAPALRPPV
- a CDS encoding cytochrome P450, yielding MQTDAPGDIPAPTPSPDHRAARPARSRRTTRPGGGPSLLAPGAARDPYRLYRVLREEHPLSYDAPLGAWLISRYDDVVTALTGPEFTGFPHDGAPRGGPAPLGLCHGSTGCLPRDRYTVVTGFVPRRLAERVERTAYVLARRIAGRRQADLVEEFCHWLPAGTGPFRSPLRTGDAAPVDEGPCTRHTGLRETALASFLANLLDDPDLLAALRVEPTLAGRAWTESMRRDPPVQVVLRRTLTEVTLSGGTLPARAPVACLIGSAVRDPERFAAPDVFDPFRRDQADATTGPAGCPAVVLGRLEAEQGLRALLDAMPRLRWADGFRPAATGLLTRGPRSLLVRPG